Genomic window (Deinococcus sp. Leaf326):
CTCACTCCGAGGCGCTCAGCGATCTCGCCGGCACTCAAAAACGGCAGTTCCTCGGCGTGGTCGATGACGAAGCGGGCAATCAGCTGGTCGCGCTGCCCCAAGGTATCTAGTGCGGCGCGCAACTGTTCGACCACCGTGCTAGGCGGGGCAACCGATGTGGGAGAAACCGTCGTCATGCCTGGCTCACGCTACACGCTTTGCGGTGCGCGCGGATAGAGGCGCCCGCCGAACCGCAGGAACTCGACCTGCCCGCCCTCGCCCAGTAGGAATTCCACGCCGAAACCGTCAATGTCGCCGCCGCCGATCACCGCCCGGTCCGGGCCGATCAGGCGCAGCGCGGCGCGTTCGGGCTCCTCCTCCGTCAGGGTGGGCAGGATCAGCGTCAGTGTGCCGTTTTCGACAAGCAACTTCACGCTGACTGGCAGACCGAAGACCGCGTACTCGCCGGCGAGCGCCTGTAGTCGCTCGGGCGGGAGTGAGTGATCCTCGAGGACGGGAGTGAGGAGGCCCAGCACCTCGCGCTTGACCCAGTCGCTGAGCCGGCGGTGTAGCGCATGCCCGTTCGACGCGTTCGTCATGGCGATGAAGGCCACACCCCGGTCTGGGGCAACCCAGAAGTCTGACTGTTGCCCTTGCGTAGTGCCGCCATGACTGAGGATCAGCGTGCCGGCCGGCCGGTCCACGAACCAGCTCTGGCCCATCTCGCCGCTGCTGCCAGGAAATCCGTTGAGAGACAGCCCAGTGGGCACGGTGCGCGCCCAGAGTGCACTCCGGTCGAGAGCCCCCAACAGCGTAGCTGCAGCCATTTGGGTACCTACAACGTCAGGATTACCGGAGGGGACGGGGACGGTGCCAGTCATCAGGTACCGAGCGTAGCGGGCCATGTCCTGCACGGTCGACGAGCACGTGCTGCCAGCCGGTGCCGCAGAGCGCATCATCATCCAGGGGCGCTGCACGGCCATCTCATCGCCGATCTTGTTGTGCCCGGCCGCAAAGCGGTAGGTCATGATCTGATTGGCGCAGAACAGCGTCTTGGTCATACCCAGCGGCCTGAGCACGAGCTCTGTGACCACCGCGTCGTAGGTCAAGCCGCTGAGGACCTCAATGATGCGCCCGGCCACGTAAAACCCGGCGTTGTTGTAGCTCCAGTGCCCGCGCAGCGGCACCATCTGCTCCACGCCAGCCAAGACGGTGACCACGCGGGCTACCGCGTCGTCACCGTCGCCAGTATCCTCGAACAGGTCCCCCTGGAAGCCGCCCTGGTGGGTCAGCAGATCACGCACGGTCAGCTCGGCCGCCACTGACTCATCGTTCAGCCGGAAGTCCGGCAGGTGGGTGTGGACCAGGTCGTCGAGCTTCAGTTTGCCTTGCGCCTCGAGCACCGAGAGGGTCAGCGAGGTCAGGGTCTTGGTGGTACTGCCGATCTGGAAGAGGGTTTCGGAGGTGACCGGTAGGGGATGGTCCAGGCTGGTCACGCCCAGGTTCACGAAGTGGTCGCCCTCCGGCGTCAGCAGCCCGAGGGTCACTCCGGGAATGCCGTACTCCCCCAGCAGGCGCCGGGCTTCGTGTTCGAACTGCTCAGCGAGGTCGGTGTGGATCGGTGTTGCAGTCATAGTGAACCCCCTTGCAGAAGTGAGCGAGCCGGCACACCCTGTGCGCCTAGTTCCGTGTTCATACGAGCGGCGCTACGTGCGGGGCAGGTTGGCGCGCAGCACGCGCAGCCAGTTGCCGCTCAACGTGCCCTCACGGTGTTCTGGGGGCACGGCGTCAGCCAACCGCGGCCAGTCGGCGGCGTCGTCGAGCTCCTCGGGACTCTCCTCGCGTCCGGCGCCGGCGTCGAGATCCGAGCCGATCCCTACGCTGTGCCACCCAACCAGTCCCGCCACGTAGGCCCAGTGCCGCGCGACTTGGTCTTGCACGCGTACCGGCACAGCCCGCTCACGGAGGGTCCAGTCCGCGTCGAGAAACGAGTTCATGAGGTTCAGCCCGATGACGCCGCCATGGCTGCCAATCGCACGGATCATCTCGTCGCTGAGGTGCCGGTCAGAAGGCAGGTCAGCGCGTTTGGCGGAGGTCAGCAGGGCTCGGGCGTTGCTGTGCGAGGCGATCAGAGCGCCAGGAGCCGTGAGGTCCACCGCTTCCCAGAAGGCCTCTTCCGCGAGATGTGACGCGTCGTGCAGCGCGCCACGTTCCCGCATGGCAGCGAGCAACTCGCGGCCCAGTGGCGTAAGGCCGCGCGGATCGCCGGTGCCGCCTGCGTAGCGAGTGCCGGTCCAGGCGAGCCCCACCGAGCGAACGCCCTGGCGCCACCACCAGTCAAAATCGTCTGGCGAGAGGATGGGATCAGCGCCTTCGATAGTGAGGACCACGCCCGGCACTGCATCTTGCGGCCAGCGGTGCAGGTGGTCCTCGAGGTCAGGCAGACTCCGGATCAATCGCAGGTGACCGCCGTCTTCCCAGCGCCGGTACTGCTTCAGTTGCGCCGTCGCCTGGGCGCGCGCCTCGGCGGGCGTGGTGTAGCCGCCCGGGTGCGCTGAGACGAGATCTTGCGCGAACGAGAGGCTGGCCGGTTGGGCGTACAGCGTGCCGAACACCAGCGCGATGCTGCCGCGCGCCAGATCCGGGAGCGTCAGCATGATGTTGTCCCGCGTGCGCCCCTCGGCCCGGCGGATCTCGGCCACCCGCCGCGTGAGGTCGCGCCCGTTGGCCTGACTGCTCCAGGCCAGGTCGAGGTGGGCGTCCACGATGAGGGGTACGGGGGAAACGGCCACTCCGAAATCAGGCGCTGGGGGTCGGTGATTCATGGGTCACTCCTGCGGGACGGGCGCCGGGGCCGTACAGACGGCGCCCAGGACGGGCACCGGTATGTTCGCCGCCGCGCAGGACCGGAACACCGTTCACCCAGACGTCACGCACCCCTTCGGACAGCTGTTCCGAGTGGGCGTAGGTGGCCAGGTCACGCACGCCGGCCGGGTCGAAGATCACCACGTCCGCGAAGGCCCCTTCACGCAGTTCACCTCGCCCCTCGAGGCGTAGGTGCCGCGCCGGCAGGCCGGTCATGCGGTGCACGGCATCTTCCAGGGTCAGGACGTGCTGGCCGCGAACGTAATGGGCGAGTAGCCGCGTGAAATTCCCGAATGAGCGGGGATGACCGCCGGTGCTGCCGTCTGTCTGGGCGGCCGGGTCACAGCCCGCCGCGTCCGACCCGAGCATGACCCAGGGTTCGCGCAGCTGCCGCTCAATGTTCGTTTCGCTCATCAGGTGAAAGAGGCTGCCGACCCGGCCGGGCTCGGCAACGATCAGGTCGAGGGCCGCGTCGATCCAGTCCTGACCTCGCATGCCGGCGATTTCCGCCAAAGAGCGGCCCACGTACGGCTGGTGATCTGGGTGACGTAGGCCTACCGGGAAGACCCCCTTGGGGCCAGCCAGGCTGCCCAGAGGCTCCCAGGTGCCATCCGGCTCGAGCATTGCTTGGCGGATGCGGGCGCGCTGCGCCGGGTCGTGTAGACGCGCCCGCAGCGCGTCGTCCTCACTCGCCCAGGGCGGCGTGACGGCCGACAGGCCCGTCCCACCGGCGGTGTAGAGGTACAGGTCGGCGTGAATGTCGCGGCCCGCAGCCCGCTCCTGGTTCACCCGTTCGATCAGCGGCTCCATCAGCGGCCAGGCGGGGCGCCCCGCAGCCTTGAGGTGGTAGAGGTGCAGCCGCGCGCCGCTACGAGCGGTGATGTCGAGCGCCTCCTCAAGGCCGGCGAGCAGGCCCTCGCCCTCGGAACGCATGTGGGTGATGTAGATGCCGCTGTACGCCGCGACCTCTCGGCAGATCGCCACGAGCTCGTCGGTGCTGGCGTAGCTGCCGGGAGGGTAGATCAGGGCGGTGGCGAGGCCGAAGGCGCCGTCTTCCATCGCCTCGCGCGTCAGCTGGCACATCCGGCCGAGTTCCTCAGGATTGCTCTCCCCCTGAGCGTGACCCCGAGCGGCCATCCGCACGGTGGCCCCGCCAAGGAAGGAGCCGAAGTTGACGGCGGCGCCAACCTCCTCCTGCGCCGCAAGCCAGTCCCCGAAGCGGGTCCAACCCCTGGAGCAGGCCGCCCAACGCTCGTCGCCACCGGGCAGGCCATGCACAGGAAAGCCGTGCGGTTCGCCGCTCACGGCGGGCGCGGGGGTCCAGCCTTCACCCATGATTTCGGTGGTGACGCCCTGCGTCACTTTGCCCAGGCTGCGGGGGTCGTGCAGCAGTGTGGCGACTGAGTGACTCATCACATCGATGAAGCCAGGGGCGACCACCTGCCCTGTGGCGTCCATCACCTCAGCACCGGCGGGGGCGGGCGTGCCGGGCGGCACGATCCGGGCAATGCGGCCGCCTTCGAGCAGCACCTCTGCCCGCCGGCCGGGCGCGCCGGTACCGTCGATCACGGTGCCGCCTGTGATCCAGACGGCGTCGCTCACACCTCTTCCAGCGCCGGCAGGGGCTGGGCCGTCACGTCGTCGCGTTGGCGGGGATAGAGTCGCACGACGACTTTCAGGAACTCCACCTGCCCCGCTTCATCTCGCAGGAAGTCGATGGCGTAGCCGTCCATGTCGCCGCCCGTGATGATCGCGCGGTCCGGAGCGATGAAGCGCAGGGCGGCGTCCTTGGTGCCGCCGGCCGCCGTGTCGGGAATCAGGAGGGTCAGCACACCGCCGCGCACTTCCGCTTCCATCTTGAGAGGTTGCCCGACGACCAGGTACGTACCGGCGAGCTCCTGAAGTTCGGCCTCGCTGGGCTGATGATCCGCAATGTCAGGCGCGGTCAGGCCGAGCACCTCGCGTTTGACCCACTCGCTGAGCCGGCGGTTGTAGGCGTGGCCGTTGCTGGCATTCGTCATGGCGATGAAGGCCACCTTGCGGTCCGGGGACAGCCAGAAATCCGACTGGTGGCCCATGGTGGTCCCGCCGTGACTGAGGATCACTGCGGCGTCGTACTGGTCAATGAACCAGCTCTGCCCGATCTGCCCCTGGTCGCCGGGGAAGCCGTTGAGGGCGATACCGATAGGCCGCACCGGCGCCCACAGCCGGCTGCGGTCGAGTGTGGCGAGGCTCGTGACGCCGGACGCCGCGCCAACCTCGGTGGTAGTCTCGCCGGTGTCCGTGTCCGTCTGGACTGTGGGTACCGTGCCGGACATGATGTAGTGGGCGTAGCGGGCCATGTCGTTCGCGGTCGAGGAGCAGGTGCTGCCCGCCGGTCCGGCCGAACGGACCATCTGCCAGGGCCGCTGCACGACGAACTCCTCCTCGATCTTGTTGTGCCCCGCAGCGAAGCGGTGGGTCATGATCTCGTTCGGAAAAAACAGGGTCTTGGTCATGCCGAGCGGCTTGAGGACAAGCTCGGTTACGGCCGCTTCCCACGTCAAACCAGTCACGACCTCAATGACGCGCCCAGCCACGTAGAATCCGGCGTTGTTGTAACTCCAGTGGCCGCGTAGCGGGACCACCTGCGGCGCCTCAGCGAGCAGGTCGAGCACCTTGGCAAGGGCGTCGTCACCGTCGCCGGTGTCCTCGAACAGATCTCCCTGGAAGCCGCCCTGGTGGGTGAGGGTGTCGAGGATGGTCAGCTCGGCCGCCACCGATTCGTCACTCAACCGGAAGTCCGGCAGATAGGTGCGGACCAGATCGTCCCGGCTGAGTTTACCCTGCGCTTCGAGCACCGAGATGGTCAGCGAAGTCAGGGTCTTGGTGTTGCTGCCAATCTGGAAGATGGTATCGGCGGTGATCGGCAGTGGGTTTTCCAGACTCGTGACGCCCAGGTTCACGATGTGGTCGCCGTCCGGCGTCAGCAGTCCGAGCGTGACGCCAGGAATTCTAAATTCCTCGAGCAGGCGCCGGGCTTCGTGTTCGAAGCGCTCAGCCAGGTCGGTGTGGGTCGCTGGGGTCGTCAGTGCAGTCATGGGAACTCCTTGAACTCGGGGGAGGAGGTGGGCGGCGGGGGCGGCGCTTACTTCGACAGGGTGCGCAGGAGGTTGGTGCGGTGGAAGTTCTGGTATCCCTTGAGGGTGGAGCCGGTGGCGGCCCAAGTCAGCGGCTGAGGCAGGGGGAAGCCGTACATCTGCTGGTTGACGTAAGTCAGCAGGGTGCGGTAGAGCGGCTTGCGCGCGCTCTGGCCGACTGCGTTGTTCGCCTGGTCGAGTAGCGCTTCGAGTTTCGGGTCCCGGATGCCTGTGGCGGGTGCCAGGATGCCCTGGGCGCTGTACAGGCCGCGCAGCACGGTGTCGGGATCCGCGCCGCCCCAGGTGAGGGCCGCGACAGGCAGCTTCCCGCCGAGCAGGGCAGCATTCGCCGCGCTCAGTTCCACAGTGTTCACCTGCACATGGAATTTGGGGTTGAGCCGCTCGATGTTCTGCTTGAAGATGCCGGACACCACTTCGGACAGGCCGCTGCCGGCGAAGAAGTCAATGGGGATGGTGAAACCGGTGCTCCAGAGCTTGCCGCCCCAGGCCTGGCGGAGTTCGGCTTCCGCAGTCTTGAGGCTGTACGCAGGGGGCCGCAGGGTCTTGTCGTCGGCCCAGTTGTTGGGTGGCAGGGTGGTGTTTTTCGTCACCCCGAAGCCCCGCAGGGCGTCGCGGGTGAAGATCTGCGCGTCGAACAGCGCTGCGAAGCCCCGGCGGACGTGAACGTCGCTGAACAGGTTCACCGGCATGTTGTCCTCGGCGAGCTGCCCAGCCGGCAGCAGCGCGGAGTTCTTGACGTTCTGGTTGAACAGCACCACTGTGGATAGATCGCGGCTGGG
Coding sequences:
- a CDS encoding serine hydrolase, encoding MTATPIHTDLAEQFEHEARRLLGEYGIPGVTLGLLTPEGDHFVNLGVTSLDHPLPVTSETLFQIGSTTKTLTSLTLSVLEAQGKLKLDDLVHTHLPDFRLNDESVAAELTVRDLLTHQGGFQGDLFEDTGDGDDAVARVVTVLAGVEQMVPLRGHWSYNNAGFYVAGRIIEVLSGLTYDAVVTELVLRPLGMTKTLFCANQIMTYRFAAGHNKIGDEMAVQRPWMMMRSAAPAGSTCSSTVQDMARYARYLMTGTVPVPSGNPDVVGTQMAAATLLGALDRSALWARTVPTGLSLNGFPGSSGEMGQSWFVDRPAGTLILSHGGTTQGQQSDFWVAPDRGVAFIAMTNASNGHALHRRLSDWVKREVLGLLTPVLEDHSLPPERLQALAGEYAVFGLPVSVKLLVENGTLTLILPTLTEEEPERAALRLIGPDRAVIGGGDIDGFGVEFLLGEGGQVEFLRFGGRLYPRAPQSV
- a CDS encoding dipeptidase, with the translated sequence MNHRPPAPDFGVAVSPVPLIVDAHLDLAWSSQANGRDLTRRVAEIRRAEGRTRDNIMLTLPDLARGSIALVFGTLYAQPASLSFAQDLVSAHPGGYTTPAEARAQATAQLKQYRRWEDGGHLRLIRSLPDLEDHLHRWPQDAVPGVVLTIEGADPILSPDDFDWWWRQGVRSVGLAWTGTRYAGGTGDPRGLTPLGRELLAAMRERGALHDASHLAEEAFWEAVDLTAPGALIASHSNARALLTSAKRADLPSDRHLSDEMIRAIGSHGGVIGLNLMNSFLDADWTLRERAVPVRVQDQVARHWAYVAGLVGWHSVGIGSDLDAGAGREESPEELDDAADWPRLADAVPPEHREGTLSGNWLRVLRANLPRT
- a CDS encoding amidohydrolase family protein, whose protein sequence is MSDAVWITGGTVIDGTGAPGRRAEVLLEGGRIARIVPPGTPAPAGAEVMDATGQVVAPGFIDVMSHSVATLLHDPRSLGKVTQGVTTEIMGEGWTPAPAVSGEPHGFPVHGLPGGDERWAACSRGWTRFGDWLAAQEEVGAAVNFGSFLGGATVRMAARGHAQGESNPEELGRMCQLTREAMEDGAFGLATALIYPPGSYASTDELVAICREVAAYSGIYITHMRSEGEGLLAGLEEALDITARSGARLHLYHLKAAGRPAWPLMEPLIERVNQERAAGRDIHADLYLYTAGGTGLSAVTPPWASEDDALRARLHDPAQRARIRQAMLEPDGTWEPLGSLAGPKGVFPVGLRHPDHQPYVGRSLAEIAGMRGQDWIDAALDLIVAEPGRVGSLFHLMSETNIERQLREPWVMLGSDAAGCDPAAQTDGSTGGHPRSFGNFTRLLAHYVRGQHVLTLEDAVHRMTGLPARHLRLEGRGELREGAFADVVIFDPAGVRDLATYAHSEQLSEGVRDVWVNGVPVLRGGEHTGARPGRRLYGPGARPAGVTHESPTPSA
- a CDS encoding serine hydrolase; amino-acid sequence: MTALTTPATHTDLAERFEHEARRLLEEFRIPGVTLGLLTPDGDHIVNLGVTSLENPLPITADTIFQIGSNTKTLTSLTISVLEAQGKLSRDDLVRTYLPDFRLSDESVAAELTILDTLTHQGGFQGDLFEDTGDGDDALAKVLDLLAEAPQVVPLRGHWSYNNAGFYVAGRVIEVVTGLTWEAAVTELVLKPLGMTKTLFFPNEIMTHRFAAGHNKIEEEFVVQRPWQMVRSAGPAGSTCSSTANDMARYAHYIMSGTVPTVQTDTDTGETTTEVGAASGVTSLATLDRSRLWAPVRPIGIALNGFPGDQGQIGQSWFIDQYDAAVILSHGGTTMGHQSDFWLSPDRKVAFIAMTNASNGHAYNRRLSEWVKREVLGLTAPDIADHQPSEAELQELAGTYLVVGQPLKMEAEVRGGVLTLLIPDTAAGGTKDAALRFIAPDRAIITGGDMDGYAIDFLRDEAGQVEFLKVVVRLYPRQRDDVTAQPLPALEEV